GGAAAAGAGAAACGCAGGTACTTTATTTTATAACCTTCTTTCATAAATTTTTCCTCATACTTGGTTACAATATCAGGTAATTCATCCTTATATAGAGAGGCATGATAATCCCAGGTGTATTCCAGATTTTCAATATCCTGTCTAGCATTGAGCAAATCCAACGTAAACTCAAAAAGAGGAGCATTATCTGTTTTAAAGTGTACTATTCCCCCGGGCTTCAATAGTTTCTTATATATATTCATGAAGCGCTCGCTGGTAAGTCTACGCTTGATATCTTTCTTCTTTGGGCGAGGATCCGGGAAAGTAATCCATATTTCGCTGAGCTCATTCTCTGCTACCTGCTGCTCTATCTCTAATATTCTGAGGCGAAGAAAAGCTACATTCTCCAGTTGCTCTTCTACTGCCACGCTACTACCCTTCCAGATTCTGGCCCCTTTTACATCTACACCAACATAGTTGTTGTCTGGAAAGCGGCGCGCTAGCCCTATGGTATACTCGCCACGTCCACAACCTAGCTCAAAAATGATAGGGTTATCGTTTTCAAAAAACTGACTCCAGTTCCCTTTTATGGTTTCAAAGATAGGCTTGCCTGCCTGTACAACGTTTCTTCGCTCTTCGTTATCCTTAAATCTGCTTAGTTTATTCCTCATTATAAATCATCTATTTCGGCTACCACAAAGGTACTACCTCCTACAAAAATACAGTCATTTCCCTGGGCTAATGCCTTTGCTTTTTTAAAGGCATCCATTACTGAGCTACTTTCTTCTGAGCTTAAGCCCAAATTTTTGGCACAGCTCGTTAACTTTTCTACTCCCATAGCTCTTGGTAGGTCTGCCTTACAGAAAATATAATATGCCTCCTGTGGCATTAGCGACAATAGCTCAGCTGGATCTTTCTCCTCACTAGTGCCAAAAACTATATAAAGTTTATCGTATTGTAAATGCTGAAGCTGCTGCCTGATTTCCAGCAATGCTCCTTTATTATGGCCGGTGTCACAAATAACTAGTGGCTTCTTATGTAAAATCTGCCACCTCCCTTTCAGTCCGGTAAGTGTGCTCACTTCTCCTAAACCTCTGCGAATATCGTCATTACCAATTGTATAGCCTTTCTCTTTCAGAATGTCTATAGACTTTAGTATGCCTGGTAAATTTTTAAGCTGATAGTGTGCTCCCAACGAAAGGCTTAAATTCTCAAAAGCCAGTACTGAATCATGAAAAATATTTACACTGTATTTTGCATCTACCACACCTGCTATTTCCGCTCTGTAGAAGTTTTGAGCATAATACAGCATAGCTTTTCTATCTATAGCTAGTTCTTCAAACACAGGAGAGGTTTCATCCTGCTTTTCACCTATTACTACTGGAGTATTTGCTTTGATAACCCCCCCTTTTTCAAAAGCAATTTTGTCCAGGGTGTCTCCTAGAAAAGCCATATGATCATAGCCAATATGAGTTATCAGGCTAAGCAGGGGTTTAATGACATTGGTAGAGTCAAACCTCCCTCCCATTCCCACTTCAATAATGGCAATATCAACTTCCTGTGTGGCAAAGTAGTCAAAAGCCATAGCTACAGTAGTCTCAAAAAAAGAAGGCCTAAGGGCTTCCATAAAACTTTGATACTCCTCTACAAAGCTCACTACACTTTTCTGGTCTATTTCTATACCATTTATTTTTATTCTTTCGGTAAAGGCTTTTAGATGAGGAGAAGTATATAGCCCTGTTTTGTAACCAGCTGTCTGCAATATGGCTGCTATACTATGTGCACTACTCCCCTTACCATTAGTACCTGCAATATGTACACTAGGAAACTTGTGCTGAGGATTGCCTAATTGTTCACAAAAGGCCAATGTATTGCTTAGATCTTTTTTAAATGCCGTATTACCTATGCGCTGAAACATAGGCAGAGTATTATATAAGTATTGAGTTGCCTCCTGATAGTTCATCCTAAAATATTTATGCAAACTTACACTCTAATCCGTTAATTGTGATAGCAAAGTGGCAAAGAAGACGTAAATTTCGCCACTTTTATGTATGTTAAGTGCAAAAGGTATAAGAGTTAAATAACTGGCAAAACCATTATTTATATTTAGCATGAGAACCTGTCAAGCAAATAAGTACAATTGCCTAAGCTTATTCTTACACGAATTATAGCAGGTTTTTTGCTTTATAAATTGTAACATACAGCTTGTGCTGGCGTTTCAGAACACTACAACTTAAATAAATGAAGAGACTAAGAGGCGAAAATTTAGTCAAGAAGTATAAGAAAAGAACAGTCGTAGATCACATAAGTGTAGAGGTGGCTCAGGGAGAGATTGTAGGTCTTTTGGGACCCAATGGCGCTGGAAAAACGACTACCTTCTATATGATAGTAGGCTTAATAAAACCTAACGAAGGGCAGATATTTTTAGAGGGAGACGATATTACCACCCTACCCATGTACAAAAGGGCCAAGCGAGGTATTGGTTATCTGGCACAGGAGGCTTCGGTATTTCGTAAACTTAGTGTGGAAGATAATATTCTGGCCGTTTTGGAGATGACCTCTTTAAGCAAAAAAGAACGCCAGGAAAAAGCTGATGCCCTACTGGAAGAGTTTAGCCTTACACACGTGAGAAAAAACCTGGGCATGGTTTTGTCTGGGGGCGAAAGAAGAAGAACAGAGATAGCCAGAGCCCTGGCAGTAGATCCTGATTTTGTATTGTTAGATGAACCTTTCGCTGGGGTAGATCCTATAGCAGTAGAAGAAATTCAAACTATTGTAGCCCAACTTAAAAACAAAAATATTGGTATCTTAATTACTGACCATAATGTAAACGAAACGCTCTCTATTACAGACAGGGCGTACCTGATGTTTGAAGGCAAACTACTCAAAGCTGGTAGTGCAGAAGACCTGGCTAACGATGAGCAGGTAAGAAGAGTATATCTGGGTCAGCATTTTGAGCTTCGCCGTAAATTTTAATTTGAGCAGGCATAGCTTTTACTTTAAGCAAATTAACCTGAGACACTAAGTGCATGGAACTGATTAATTCGGTAATGACGTGGTTGATGAAGAAAAGAATTCATCAAATAGAGCTTTTTTTAAAATACCCTAACGAGGTACAGCAAGAAGTTTTTTCTAACCTGATAGATACAGCTAAAAATACTGCTTACGGCAAAGAGTATCATTTTGCGAGCATACATACTATAAAAGATTTTCAGGAGCGAGTACCTGTGGTATCTTATGAGCAGTTCTTCCCATATATTGAACGTATTATGCGTGGAGAACAACAGGTACTGTGGCCCAGCAAGATTAAATGGTTTGCAAAATCATCGGGGACTACCAACTCCAAAAGTAAATACATTCCTGTTTCCAATGAAGCACTTGAAGACTGTCACTTTAAAGGCGGAAAAGATCTAATTTCCATATATCTGAACAATTATCCGGAGAGTAAGATGTTTTCCGGAAAGAACCTGGCAATTGGGGGTAGTCAGCAGATTAACCCACTTGATGGTAATGGGGAAACCTACAGTGGTGATGTTTCTGCTGTCATCATGAAAAACCTTCCCTTTTGGGCACAGCTCTCACGTACTCCCAAGCTGGAAATTGCTCTGATGGAAAACTGGGAAGAGAAAATTGAGAAAATTGCCAAAGCTACTGTTGAAGAGAATGTAACCAGTATTGCCGGGGTACCTACCTGGACAATCTTTCTGCTTCAGCGAATTATTGAGATGAGAGGGGCTAATAACATTCTTGAAATCTGGCCTAATCTGGAACTGTTTGTGCATGGAGCTGTATCTTTTACTCCTTATCGCTCGGTGTTTAAAGAACTGATTCCTTCACCTAAAATGCACTATCTGGAGACATATAATGCTACAGAAGGTTTCTTTGGTATACAGGATCAAAAGGCGTCTACAGAGATGCTACTAATGCTTGACTATGGCATTTTTTATGAATTTATCCCTAGCGAGGAGTTTGATAGTGAACTCCCACGTACGCTCAGCCTAAATGAAGTTGAAGTAAATAAGAATTATGCTGTTGTAATTTCTACTAATGCCGGTCTTTGGCGATACAAAATTGGCGATACAATTAAGTTTACTTCACTTAACCCTTATCGCTTCGTTATTAGCGGACGCACCAAGCACTATATTAATGCCTTTGGAGAAGAGCTAATTGTAGAGAATGCTGAAAAAGCGATAGCAGCAGCCTGCGAGGCTACCGGCGCACTGGTAGATGATTTTACAGCTGCACCCAGATATATCAGTGGCAGACAAAAAGGTTGCCACGAGTGGATTATTGAGTTTTCTAAGCTGCCAGCAGCAAGCCTGGATGATTTTACCCAGGC
This window of the Porifericola rhodea genome carries:
- the trmB gene encoding tRNA (guanosine(46)-N7)-methyltransferase TrmB gives rise to the protein MRNKLSRFKDNEERRNVVQAGKPIFETIKGNWSQFFENDNPIIFELGCGRGEYTIGLARRFPDNNYVGVDVKGARIWKGSSVAVEEQLENVAFLRLRILEIEQQVAENELSEIWITFPDPRPKKKDIKRRLTSERFMNIYKKLLKPGGIVHFKTDNAPLFEFTLDLLNARQDIENLEYTWDYHASLYKDELPDIVTKYEEKFMKEGYKIKYLRFSFPK
- a CDS encoding GH3 auxin-responsive promoter family protein; its protein translation is MELINSVMTWLMKKRIHQIELFLKYPNEVQQEVFSNLIDTAKNTAYGKEYHFASIHTIKDFQERVPVVSYEQFFPYIERIMRGEQQVLWPSKIKWFAKSSGTTNSKSKYIPVSNEALEDCHFKGGKDLISIYLNNYPESKMFSGKNLAIGGSQQINPLDGNGETYSGDVSAVIMKNLPFWAQLSRTPKLEIALMENWEEKIEKIAKATVEENVTSIAGVPTWTIFLLQRIIEMRGANNILEIWPNLELFVHGAVSFTPYRSVFKELIPSPKMHYLETYNATEGFFGIQDQKASTEMLLMLDYGIFYEFIPSEEFDSELPRTLSLNEVEVNKNYAVVISTNAGLWRYKIGDTIKFTSLNPYRFVISGRTKHYINAFGEELIVENAEKAIAAACEATGALVDDFTAAPRYISGRQKGCHEWIIEFSKLPAASLDDFTQALDDTLRKINSDYDAKRQKDIAVVAPVIHHVEPGTFYRWMKRRGKLGGQNKVPRLSNQREFVEDILKMLEEETV
- a CDS encoding bifunctional folylpolyglutamate synthase/dihydrofolate synthase, with protein sequence MFQRIGNTAFKKDLSNTLAFCEQLGNPQHKFPSVHIAGTNGKGSSAHSIAAILQTAGYKTGLYTSPHLKAFTERIKINGIEIDQKSVVSFVEEYQSFMEALRPSFFETTVAMAFDYFATQEVDIAIIEVGMGGRFDSTNVIKPLLSLITHIGYDHMAFLGDTLDKIAFEKGGVIKANTPVVIGEKQDETSPVFEELAIDRKAMLYYAQNFYRAEIAGVVDAKYSVNIFHDSVLAFENLSLSLGAHYQLKNLPGILKSIDILKEKGYTIGNDDIRRGLGEVSTLTGLKGRWQILHKKPLVICDTGHNKGALLEIRQQLQHLQYDKLYIVFGTSEEKDPAELLSLMPQEAYYIFCKADLPRAMGVEKLTSCAKNLGLSSEESSSVMDAFKKAKALAQGNDCIFVGGSTFVVAEIDDL
- the lptB gene encoding LPS export ABC transporter ATP-binding protein; this encodes MKRLRGENLVKKYKKRTVVDHISVEVAQGEIVGLLGPNGAGKTTTFYMIVGLIKPNEGQIFLEGDDITTLPMYKRAKRGIGYLAQEASVFRKLSVEDNILAVLEMTSLSKKERQEKADALLEEFSLTHVRKNLGMVLSGGERRRTEIARALAVDPDFVLLDEPFAGVDPIAVEEIQTIVAQLKNKNIGILITDHNVNETLSITDRAYLMFEGKLLKAGSAEDLANDEQVRRVYLGQHFELRRKF